The Oryza glaberrima chromosome 9, OglaRS2, whole genome shotgun sequence genome includes a window with the following:
- the LOC127784348 gene encoding E3 ubiquitin-protein ligase IPI1-like → MAFAAEPMDLEVSPDSSPAAAAAAVCSICLDAVACGDGVAARSTARLQCGHEFHLDCIGSAFNAKGVMQCPNCRNIEKGHWLYGNESQPCSHSDTGDWLNGETFDYPFSFEFGWCPFNTPLTSVFGESESEPNPFLEYIGSLHGFHHPMYAPSSSTASTESIPFHQRPTGTEGHATTDLRNTQVFNESEPRNHEREQQYLGSVQMPGTLNHSTAPFGIGMPRYDGGNQQRLRPHMHDNSLFHRPTARRASNLAHLRSLTAASETRGHGHGMTSHAVQQTIPSSMASNPQPPATRRVRPRALSITSFIAASSSAEIRAPHDFPLTETASTTNGNIRNGVGAPRHANQSYSWSSETFWPQTGEPHWWSPMAPVHNRSYENFSGRSATELLSIYGAQNGLPTPRFL, encoded by the exons ATGGCCTTCGCGGCGGAGCCGATGGATCTGGAGGTGTCGCCGGattcctcgccggcggcggcggcggcggcggtgtgctCGATCTGCCTGGACGCGGTGGCGTGCGGCGACGGGGTGGCGGCGAGGTCCACCGCGCGGCTGCAGTGCGGCCACGAGTTCCACCTAG ACTGCATTGGATCTGCATTTAATGCAAAAGGGGTGATGCAGTGCCCAAATTGTCGGAATATTGAGAAAGGTCACTGGCTCTATGGGAATGAGAGCCAACCATGTAGCCATTCTGATACAGGTGACTGGCTGAATGGTGAAACCTTTGACTAT CCGTTCTCATTTGAATTTGGGTGGTGTCCCTTCAATACACCATTGACCTCTGTTTTTGG GGAAAGCGAATCTGAGCCAAATCCTT TTTTGGAGTATATAGGGTCTCTGCATGGTTTTCACCATCCAATGTATGCGCCTTCTAGTTCTACTGCCAGTACTGAAAGCATACCATTCCATCAGCGTCCTACTGGTACGGAAGGTCATGCAACTACAGATTTGAGAAATACTCAAGTTTTCAATGAATCTGAGCCAAGAAACCATGAGAGAGAACAGCAGTATTTAGGTAGTGTTCAAATGCCTGGAACACTCAATCATTCCACCGCCCCATTTGGCATAGGAATGCCAAGATATGATGGAGGCAACCAGCAAAGATTGCGACCACATATGCATGATAATTCCTTATTCCACAG GCCGACAGCTCGCAGAGCAAGCAATCTTGCACATTTGAGGTCATTAACTGCTGCGTCTGAAACTAGAGGCCATGGCCATGGTATGACAAGTCACGCTGTTCAACAAACAATTCCATCATCCATGGCAAGCAATCCACAACCTCCTGCGACCAGAAGGGTTCGACCAAGGGCTTTGTCAATCACATCTTTCATTGCAGCCTCATCGTCAGCTGAGATCAGAGCCCCCCATGACTTTCCTCTCACTGAAACCGCAAGCACCACAAACGGTAACATCCGTAATGGTGTTGGTGCCCCTAGACATGCCAATCAATCATACAGCTGGAGTTCAGAGACCTTCTGGCCACAAACTGGGGAACCTCACTGGTGGAGTCCGATGGCTCCCGTACATAATCGATCTTATGAAAATTTTAGTGGAAGATCAGCCACAGAGCTGCTTTCCATTTATGGCGCACAGAATGGTCTGCCTACTCCGCGATTCCTGTGA
- the LOC127784347 gene encoding beta-glucosidase 31 has product MTPARVVFICCAVLLAAAAAASSSSTAAGITRADFPPEFIFGAGSSAYQVEGAFAEDGRKPSIWDTFSHSGYSVDGATGDVTADQYHKYKEDVKLLQEMGVDAYRMSISWSRLIPDGRGAVNPKGLEYYNNLIDELLSHGIQPHVTIYHFDFPQALQDEYNGILSPRFVEDFTAYADVCFKNFGDRVKHWSTVNEPNIEPIGGYDQGILPPRRCSFPFGVLSCDNGNSTTEPYIVAHHLLLAHSSAVSLYREKYQATQGGQIGLTLLGWWYEPGTQDPEDVAAAARMNDFHIGWYMHPLVYGDYPPVMRKNVGSRLPSFTAEESKRVLGSYDFVGFNHYVAIFVRADLSKLDQSLRDYMGDAAVKYDLPFLKSNNEFPLGLRSDFMTSTPWALKKMLNHLQEKYKNPIVMIHENGAAGQPDPSGGNTYDDDFRSQYLQDYIEATLQSIRNGSNVQGYFVWSFLDVFEYLFGYRLRFGLYGVDFASPERTRYQRHSARWYAGFLRGSELRPAAAALAGGGAYSQ; this is encoded by the exons atGACGCCGGCGAGGGTGGTGTTCATCTGCTGCGCTgttctgctcgccgccgccgccgcggcgtcgtcatcgtcgacggcggcggggatcaCCAGGGCCGACTTCCCGCCGGAGTTCATCTTCGGCGCCGGCTCCTCCGCTTATCAG GTTGAAGGTGCATTTGCAGAGGATGGAAGAAAGCCTAGTATCTGGGACACGTTTTCGCACTCAG GCTATTCTGTTGATGGAGCAACCGGTGATGTAACTGCAGATCAGTATCATAAGTACAAG GAAGATGTAAAGCTTTTGCAAGAGATGGGCGTTGACGCGTACAGGATGTCCATTTCTTGGTCTCGGCTTATTCCTG ATGGGCGAGGAGCTGTCAATCCGAAGGGACTGGAATACTATAACAACCTGATTGATGAACTTCTGAGCCATG GAATCCAACCTCACGTAACGATATATCATTTCGATTTTCCTCAGGCTCTCCAAGATGAATACAATGGGATACTTAGTCCTAGATTTGT AGAGGACTTCACAGCATACGCGGATGTCTGCTTCAAGAACTTTGGTGATAGAGTGAAGCACTGGAGCACTGTCAATGAGCCTAACATCGAGCCGATTGGCGGATACGATCAAGGAATCCTTCCGCCACGGCGATGCTCATTCCCCTTTGGTGTCCTCAGTTGTGACAATGGCAACTCTACCACAGAGCCATACATAGTAgcacatcatcttcttcttgcaCATTCCTCAGCAGTGTCCCTCTACAGAGAGAAGTACCAG GCCACTCAAGGAGGACAAATTGGGCTCACATTGCTCGGTTGGTGGTACGAGCCCGGGACGCAAGATCCTGAAGATGTAGCAGCAGCTGCAAGGATGAATGATTTCCACATTGGATG GTACATGCATCCTTTGGTGTACGGTGACTACCCTCCGGTAATGAGGAAGAATGTTGGGTCCAGGCTACCATCTTTCACAGCTGAAGAATCAAAGAGAGTACTTGGATCCTATGATTTTGTCGGATTTAACCACTATGTCGCCATTTTTGTGAGAGCCGACCTTAGCAAACTTGATCAGAGCCTCAGAGATTACATGGGCGATGCAGCTGTCAAATATGACC TCCCATTCCTGAAATCAAATAATGAG TTCCCACTCGGGTTGAGGAGTGACTTCATGACGTCGACCCCATGGGCTCTGAAGAAGATGCTCAATCATCTCCAAGAGAAGTACAAGAACCCTATTGTCATGATCCATGAGAATG GAGCCGCTGGGCAGCCTGACCCATCAGGCGGAAACACCTACGACGACGATTTCAGGTCGCAATATCTGCAGGATTACATCGAGGCCACACTTCAATCCATCAg GAACGGGTCGAACGTGCAGGGCTACTTCGTGTGGTCGTTCCTGGACGTGTTCGAGTACCTGTTCGGCTACCGCCTCCGCTTCGGCCTCTACGGCGTCGACTTCGCCTCGCCGGAGAGGACCAGGTACCAGAGGCACTCGGCGCGGTGGTACGCCGGCTTCCTCCGCGGCAGCGagctccggccggcggcggcggcgctggccggcggcggagcctACTCCCAGTGA
- the LOC127784349 gene encoding uncharacterized protein LOC127784349 has translation MPSLNHYRYLAAVVLDRAISSSSSSSSSSTLPSTSKMKIGKAPELLKKAATIVRSKASTVRARLLIVASLRRRMAMIGAISHRIHALIVEKEKARVDYYHKNKNHDGNKALVMRKVVVHDEMVIADDHDRHLSELAMFDQEDHHGYSTDHWTHSLFNDDDTCYSDDQDDCGDDDGDDDEPSVIDIIRSNREDEGLEFNIDDEIDQAADMFIRRIRSRMSRSV, from the coding sequence ATGCCAAGCCTGAATCACTACAGATACTTAGCTGCTGTTGTTCTTGATAGAGCCATctcatcatcttcctcttcctcttcttcttctaccttgCCTTCAACCTCAAAGATGAAGATTGGCAAGGCTCCCGAGCTTCtgaagaaggcggcgacgaTTGTGAGGAGCAAGGCCAGCACAGTCAGGGCCAGGCTCCTCAtcgtcgcctccctccgccgcagGATGGCCATGATCGGCGCCATATCGCACCGGATCCATGCTCTGATagtggagaaggagaaggccagGGTGGACTACTACCACAAGAACAAGAACCATGACGGCAACAAGGCCCTCGTGATGCGAAAGGTTGTAGTCCATGATGAGATGGTGATCGCCGACGACCATGATCGTCATCTCTCTGAACTGGCAATGTTCGATCAAGAGGATCATCATGGCTACAGCACTGATCACTGGACTCACTCGCTCTTCAACGATGATGACACTTGTTACAGTGATGATCAAGACGACTGTGGTGATGATGATGGCGATGATGACGAGCCGTCGGTCATCGATATAATCAGGAGCAACCGGGAGGACGAAGGGCTGGAGTTCAACATAGACGATGAGATCGATCAGGCTGCTGATATGTTCATCAGGAGGATTCGCAGTCGGATGAGCCGGAGCGTTTAG